The proteins below come from a single Miscanthus floridulus cultivar M001 chromosome 1, ASM1932011v1, whole genome shotgun sequence genomic window:
- the LOC136477349 gene encoding uncharacterized protein isoform X1: MIPKLCHRMEVEALEKKGHTAFAKAMKSFSSSERYRRSKRFLNGSYFEDTLRSSDKTIVLPLPQVVKDKVKSDNSKEAQPGRGAQSTLRKEILQLEKHLKDQQVVRGALEKALGPNAAQVNLSPENPMPKAANELIREIATLELEVKNMEQYLLTLYRKAFEQQAPGFSPPDAAPAFSPPDRREAPKLSVSSRSGQLQETPMALKSCKSRGDATLRSSYPPAHKKWNDPLADCCTSACSDRVVDSDVLRCQSALSYRGVCSSRILPSEDDCLARALRSCHSQPFSFVEEGETRASGMISLAEYLGTNVADHIPETPNNLSEEMVRCMAGIYCRLADPPLVHHGSSSSPSSSFSSTSAISPQYVGDMWSPHYKRETTLDSRLINPFHVEGLKEFSGPYNTMVEVPMISRDSRRLKEAEDLLQTYKLILYRLEAVDLRRMTDEEKIAFWVNIHNALLMHAYLKNGVPQNNLKKTSLLVKAACKIAGRNINAAVIQSIVLGCNTHCPGQWLRTLLYPRIKSKVSKAGHEWRAFAVAQSEPLLGFALCSGSHSDPAVRVYTPKRLFHQLEAAKEEFIRATAGVWKEQKLLLPKLVEAYAKDVKLSSQGLVDMVQRYLPESMRMAVQRCQQGGRSSGKVVEWVPYNPAFRYLLARDLAFPHLS; this comes from the exons ATGATTCCTAAGCTCTGCCACAGGATGGAGGTGGAGGCTCTGGAGAAGAAGGGGCACACAGCTTTTGCCAAGGCGATGAAATCTTTCAGTTCTTCAGAACGGTATAGGCGATCCAAGAG GTTTTTGAATGGCAGCTATTTTGAGGATACTTTGCGTTCTTCAGACAAAACAATTGTTCTACCTTTGCCG CAAGTTGTAAAAGATAAGGTGAAAAGTGATAACAGTAAGGAAGCTCAACCTGGGAGGGGAGCACAAAGCACCTTGAGAAAGGAG ATTCTGCAGCTTGAGAAGCACCTCAAGGATCAACAGGTTGTGCGCGGTGCACTAGAAAAAGCTTTAGGGCCTAACGCTGCTCAAGTCAACTTGTCACCAGAGAATCCAATGCCAAAG GCAGCTAATGAATTGATACGGGAGATTGCCACATTGGAGCTCGAGGTGAAGAATATGGAGCAGTATCTCCTGACACTGTACCGAAAAGCATTTGAGCAGCAAGCGCCTGGATTTTCTCCCCCTGATGCAGCTCCTGCATTTTCTCCCCCTGATCGACGGGAAGCTCCGAAGCTGTCAGTGAGCTCACGTTCCGGGCAGCTCCAGGAAACGCCCATGGCATTGAAGTCTTGTAAGAGTAGAGGGGATGCAACACTCCGGTCCAGTTACCCGCCAGCGCATAAGAAATGGAATGATCCATTGGCAGATTGCTGCACATCCGCTTGCTCTGATAGAGTGGTTGATTCAGATGTCCTCCGCTGCCAGTCTGCGTTGTCATACCGTGGAGTTTGTTCGTCCAGGATATTGCCTTCAGAGGATGATTGTCTTGCAAGGGCTCTTCGCTCGTGCCACTCACAGCCTTTCTCATTCGTAGAG GAAGGAGAGACCAGGGCATCAGGAATGATAAGCTTAGCAGAGTATCTAGGAACTAATGTAGCCGACCACATCCCTGAAACTCCGAACAACCTGTCAGAGGAGATGGTGAGATGCATGGCGGGGATATACTGCAGACTTGCAGATCCTCCCTTGGTTCACCATGGCTCATCGTCTTCGCCATCGTCGTCGTTCTCCTCGACTAGTGCAATTTCTCCACAGTATGTGGGGGACATGTGGAGTCCCCATTACAAGAGAGAAACGACTCTGGACTCCCGTTTGATAAACCCATTCCATGTCGAGGGTTTGAAGGAGTTCAGTGGACCTTACAACACAATGGTTGAAGTTCCTATGATTAGCCGTGACAGTCGGAGGCTGAAAGAAGCCGAGGACCTGCTCCAGACTTACAA GTTGATTTTGTACCGGTTGGAAGCTGTTGATCTGAGGAGAATGACAGATGAAGAAAAGATAGCATTCTGGGTCAACATACACAATGCTTTGTTGATGCAT GCTTATCTGAAGAATGGCGTCCCACAGAACAATTTAAAGAAAACATCCCTACTTGTTAAG GCTGCCTGCAAAATTGCTGGACGCAACATCAACGCAGCCGTTATCCAGAGCATTGTTCTTGGATGTAACACACATTGCCCCGGGCAG TGGCTACGGACGCTGCTTTACCCCAGGATCAAAAGCAAAGTGAGCAAAGCGGGGCATGAGTGGCGAGCCTTTGCCGTTGCACAATCAGAGCCTCTTTTAGGCTTTGCGCTTTGTTCCGGCAGCCATTCTGATCCCGCG GTGAGGGTGTACACTCCGAAGCGGCTGTTCCACCAGCTGGAGGCGGCCAAGGAGGAGTTCATCCGGGCGACGGCCGGCGTGTGGAAGGAGCAGAAGCTGCTGCTCCCCAAGCTCGTGGAGGCGTACGCCAAGGACGTGAAGCTCTCGTCGCAGGGCCTCGTGGACATGGTCCAGCGCTACCTCCCTGAGAGCATGAGGATGGCCGTGCAGCGGTGCCAGCAGGGCGGTAGGTCGTCGGGCAAGGTCGTGGAGTGGGTGCCCTACAACCCGGCCTTCCGCTACCTGCTCGCCAGGGACCTCGCGTTCCCTCACCTCAGCTGA
- the LOC136477349 gene encoding uncharacterized protein isoform X2 translates to MIPKLCHRMEVEALEKKGHTAFAKAMKSFSSSERYRRSKSYFEDTLRSSDKTIVLPLPQVVKDKVKSDNSKEAQPGRGAQSTLRKEILQLEKHLKDQQVVRGALEKALGPNAAQVNLSPENPMPKAANELIREIATLELEVKNMEQYLLTLYRKAFEQQAPGFSPPDAAPAFSPPDRREAPKLSVSSRSGQLQETPMALKSCKSRGDATLRSSYPPAHKKWNDPLADCCTSACSDRVVDSDVLRCQSALSYRGVCSSRILPSEDDCLARALRSCHSQPFSFVEEGETRASGMISLAEYLGTNVADHIPETPNNLSEEMVRCMAGIYCRLADPPLVHHGSSSSPSSSFSSTSAISPQYVGDMWSPHYKRETTLDSRLINPFHVEGLKEFSGPYNTMVEVPMISRDSRRLKEAEDLLQTYKLILYRLEAVDLRRMTDEEKIAFWVNIHNALLMHAYLKNGVPQNNLKKTSLLVKAACKIAGRNINAAVIQSIVLGCNTHCPGQWLRTLLYPRIKSKVSKAGHEWRAFAVAQSEPLLGFALCSGSHSDPAVRVYTPKRLFHQLEAAKEEFIRATAGVWKEQKLLLPKLVEAYAKDVKLSSQGLVDMVQRYLPESMRMAVQRCQQGGRSSGKVVEWVPYNPAFRYLLARDLAFPHLS, encoded by the exons ATGATTCCTAAGCTCTGCCACAGGATGGAGGTGGAGGCTCTGGAGAAGAAGGGGCACACAGCTTTTGCCAAGGCGATGAAATCTTTCAGTTCTTCAGAACGGTATAGGCGATCCAAGAG CTATTTTGAGGATACTTTGCGTTCTTCAGACAAAACAATTGTTCTACCTTTGCCG CAAGTTGTAAAAGATAAGGTGAAAAGTGATAACAGTAAGGAAGCTCAACCTGGGAGGGGAGCACAAAGCACCTTGAGAAAGGAG ATTCTGCAGCTTGAGAAGCACCTCAAGGATCAACAGGTTGTGCGCGGTGCACTAGAAAAAGCTTTAGGGCCTAACGCTGCTCAAGTCAACTTGTCACCAGAGAATCCAATGCCAAAG GCAGCTAATGAATTGATACGGGAGATTGCCACATTGGAGCTCGAGGTGAAGAATATGGAGCAGTATCTCCTGACACTGTACCGAAAAGCATTTGAGCAGCAAGCGCCTGGATTTTCTCCCCCTGATGCAGCTCCTGCATTTTCTCCCCCTGATCGACGGGAAGCTCCGAAGCTGTCAGTGAGCTCACGTTCCGGGCAGCTCCAGGAAACGCCCATGGCATTGAAGTCTTGTAAGAGTAGAGGGGATGCAACACTCCGGTCCAGTTACCCGCCAGCGCATAAGAAATGGAATGATCCATTGGCAGATTGCTGCACATCCGCTTGCTCTGATAGAGTGGTTGATTCAGATGTCCTCCGCTGCCAGTCTGCGTTGTCATACCGTGGAGTTTGTTCGTCCAGGATATTGCCTTCAGAGGATGATTGTCTTGCAAGGGCTCTTCGCTCGTGCCACTCACAGCCTTTCTCATTCGTAGAG GAAGGAGAGACCAGGGCATCAGGAATGATAAGCTTAGCAGAGTATCTAGGAACTAATGTAGCCGACCACATCCCTGAAACTCCGAACAACCTGTCAGAGGAGATGGTGAGATGCATGGCGGGGATATACTGCAGACTTGCAGATCCTCCCTTGGTTCACCATGGCTCATCGTCTTCGCCATCGTCGTCGTTCTCCTCGACTAGTGCAATTTCTCCACAGTATGTGGGGGACATGTGGAGTCCCCATTACAAGAGAGAAACGACTCTGGACTCCCGTTTGATAAACCCATTCCATGTCGAGGGTTTGAAGGAGTTCAGTGGACCTTACAACACAATGGTTGAAGTTCCTATGATTAGCCGTGACAGTCGGAGGCTGAAAGAAGCCGAGGACCTGCTCCAGACTTACAA GTTGATTTTGTACCGGTTGGAAGCTGTTGATCTGAGGAGAATGACAGATGAAGAAAAGATAGCATTCTGGGTCAACATACACAATGCTTTGTTGATGCAT GCTTATCTGAAGAATGGCGTCCCACAGAACAATTTAAAGAAAACATCCCTACTTGTTAAG GCTGCCTGCAAAATTGCTGGACGCAACATCAACGCAGCCGTTATCCAGAGCATTGTTCTTGGATGTAACACACATTGCCCCGGGCAG TGGCTACGGACGCTGCTTTACCCCAGGATCAAAAGCAAAGTGAGCAAAGCGGGGCATGAGTGGCGAGCCTTTGCCGTTGCACAATCAGAGCCTCTTTTAGGCTTTGCGCTTTGTTCCGGCAGCCATTCTGATCCCGCG GTGAGGGTGTACACTCCGAAGCGGCTGTTCCACCAGCTGGAGGCGGCCAAGGAGGAGTTCATCCGGGCGACGGCCGGCGTGTGGAAGGAGCAGAAGCTGCTGCTCCCCAAGCTCGTGGAGGCGTACGCCAAGGACGTGAAGCTCTCGTCGCAGGGCCTCGTGGACATGGTCCAGCGCTACCTCCCTGAGAGCATGAGGATGGCCGTGCAGCGGTGCCAGCAGGGCGGTAGGTCGTCGGGCAAGGTCGTGGAGTGGGTGCCCTACAACCCGGCCTTCCGCTACCTGCTCGCCAGGGACCTCGCGTTCCCTCACCTCAGCTGA
- the LOC136477349 gene encoding uncharacterized protein isoform X4, whose product MEVEALEKKGHTAFAKAMKSFSSSERYRRSKSYFEDTLRSSDKTIVLPLPQVVKDKVKSDNSKEAQPGRGAQSTLRKEILQLEKHLKDQQVVRGALEKALGPNAAQVNLSPENPMPKAANELIREIATLELEVKNMEQYLLTLYRKAFEQQAPGFSPPDAAPAFSPPDRREAPKLSVSSRSGQLQETPMALKSCKSRGDATLRSSYPPAHKKWNDPLADCCTSACSDRVVDSDVLRCQSALSYRGVCSSRILPSEDDCLARALRSCHSQPFSFVEEGETRASGMISLAEYLGTNVADHIPETPNNLSEEMVRCMAGIYCRLADPPLVHHGSSSSPSSSFSSTSAISPQYVGDMWSPHYKRETTLDSRLINPFHVEGLKEFSGPYNTMVEVPMISRDSRRLKEAEDLLQTYKLILYRLEAVDLRRMTDEEKIAFWVNIHNALLMHAYLKNGVPQNNLKKTSLLVKAACKIAGRNINAAVIQSIVLGCNTHCPGQWLRTLLYPRIKSKVSKAGHEWRAFAVAQSEPLLGFALCSGSHSDPAVRVYTPKRLFHQLEAAKEEFIRATAGVWKEQKLLLPKLVEAYAKDVKLSSQGLVDMVQRYLPESMRMAVQRCQQGGRSSGKVVEWVPYNPAFRYLLARDLAFPHLS is encoded by the exons ATGGAGGTGGAGGCTCTGGAGAAGAAGGGGCACACAGCTTTTGCCAAGGCGATGAAATCTTTCAGTTCTTCAGAACGGTATAGGCGATCCAAGAG CTATTTTGAGGATACTTTGCGTTCTTCAGACAAAACAATTGTTCTACCTTTGCCG CAAGTTGTAAAAGATAAGGTGAAAAGTGATAACAGTAAGGAAGCTCAACCTGGGAGGGGAGCACAAAGCACCTTGAGAAAGGAG ATTCTGCAGCTTGAGAAGCACCTCAAGGATCAACAGGTTGTGCGCGGTGCACTAGAAAAAGCTTTAGGGCCTAACGCTGCTCAAGTCAACTTGTCACCAGAGAATCCAATGCCAAAG GCAGCTAATGAATTGATACGGGAGATTGCCACATTGGAGCTCGAGGTGAAGAATATGGAGCAGTATCTCCTGACACTGTACCGAAAAGCATTTGAGCAGCAAGCGCCTGGATTTTCTCCCCCTGATGCAGCTCCTGCATTTTCTCCCCCTGATCGACGGGAAGCTCCGAAGCTGTCAGTGAGCTCACGTTCCGGGCAGCTCCAGGAAACGCCCATGGCATTGAAGTCTTGTAAGAGTAGAGGGGATGCAACACTCCGGTCCAGTTACCCGCCAGCGCATAAGAAATGGAATGATCCATTGGCAGATTGCTGCACATCCGCTTGCTCTGATAGAGTGGTTGATTCAGATGTCCTCCGCTGCCAGTCTGCGTTGTCATACCGTGGAGTTTGTTCGTCCAGGATATTGCCTTCAGAGGATGATTGTCTTGCAAGGGCTCTTCGCTCGTGCCACTCACAGCCTTTCTCATTCGTAGAG GAAGGAGAGACCAGGGCATCAGGAATGATAAGCTTAGCAGAGTATCTAGGAACTAATGTAGCCGACCACATCCCTGAAACTCCGAACAACCTGTCAGAGGAGATGGTGAGATGCATGGCGGGGATATACTGCAGACTTGCAGATCCTCCCTTGGTTCACCATGGCTCATCGTCTTCGCCATCGTCGTCGTTCTCCTCGACTAGTGCAATTTCTCCACAGTATGTGGGGGACATGTGGAGTCCCCATTACAAGAGAGAAACGACTCTGGACTCCCGTTTGATAAACCCATTCCATGTCGAGGGTTTGAAGGAGTTCAGTGGACCTTACAACACAATGGTTGAAGTTCCTATGATTAGCCGTGACAGTCGGAGGCTGAAAGAAGCCGAGGACCTGCTCCAGACTTACAA GTTGATTTTGTACCGGTTGGAAGCTGTTGATCTGAGGAGAATGACAGATGAAGAAAAGATAGCATTCTGGGTCAACATACACAATGCTTTGTTGATGCAT GCTTATCTGAAGAATGGCGTCCCACAGAACAATTTAAAGAAAACATCCCTACTTGTTAAG GCTGCCTGCAAAATTGCTGGACGCAACATCAACGCAGCCGTTATCCAGAGCATTGTTCTTGGATGTAACACACATTGCCCCGGGCAG TGGCTACGGACGCTGCTTTACCCCAGGATCAAAAGCAAAGTGAGCAAAGCGGGGCATGAGTGGCGAGCCTTTGCCGTTGCACAATCAGAGCCTCTTTTAGGCTTTGCGCTTTGTTCCGGCAGCCATTCTGATCCCGCG GTGAGGGTGTACACTCCGAAGCGGCTGTTCCACCAGCTGGAGGCGGCCAAGGAGGAGTTCATCCGGGCGACGGCCGGCGTGTGGAAGGAGCAGAAGCTGCTGCTCCCCAAGCTCGTGGAGGCGTACGCCAAGGACGTGAAGCTCTCGTCGCAGGGCCTCGTGGACATGGTCCAGCGCTACCTCCCTGAGAGCATGAGGATGGCCGTGCAGCGGTGCCAGCAGGGCGGTAGGTCGTCGGGCAAGGTCGTGGAGTGGGTGCCCTACAACCCGGCCTTCCGCTACCTGCTCGCCAGGGACCTCGCGTTCCCTCACCTCAGCTGA
- the LOC136477349 gene encoding uncharacterized protein isoform X3 — MEVEALEKKGHTAFAKAMKSFSSSERYRRSKRFLNGSYFEDTLRSSDKTIVLPLPQVVKDKVKSDNSKEAQPGRGAQSTLRKEILQLEKHLKDQQVVRGALEKALGPNAAQVNLSPENPMPKAANELIREIATLELEVKNMEQYLLTLYRKAFEQQAPGFSPPDAAPAFSPPDRREAPKLSVSSRSGQLQETPMALKSCKSRGDATLRSSYPPAHKKWNDPLADCCTSACSDRVVDSDVLRCQSALSYRGVCSSRILPSEDDCLARALRSCHSQPFSFVEEGETRASGMISLAEYLGTNVADHIPETPNNLSEEMVRCMAGIYCRLADPPLVHHGSSSSPSSSFSSTSAISPQYVGDMWSPHYKRETTLDSRLINPFHVEGLKEFSGPYNTMVEVPMISRDSRRLKEAEDLLQTYKLILYRLEAVDLRRMTDEEKIAFWVNIHNALLMHAYLKNGVPQNNLKKTSLLVKAACKIAGRNINAAVIQSIVLGCNTHCPGQWLRTLLYPRIKSKVSKAGHEWRAFAVAQSEPLLGFALCSGSHSDPAVRVYTPKRLFHQLEAAKEEFIRATAGVWKEQKLLLPKLVEAYAKDVKLSSQGLVDMVQRYLPESMRMAVQRCQQGGRSSGKVVEWVPYNPAFRYLLARDLAFPHLS; from the exons ATGGAGGTGGAGGCTCTGGAGAAGAAGGGGCACACAGCTTTTGCCAAGGCGATGAAATCTTTCAGTTCTTCAGAACGGTATAGGCGATCCAAGAG GTTTTTGAATGGCAGCTATTTTGAGGATACTTTGCGTTCTTCAGACAAAACAATTGTTCTACCTTTGCCG CAAGTTGTAAAAGATAAGGTGAAAAGTGATAACAGTAAGGAAGCTCAACCTGGGAGGGGAGCACAAAGCACCTTGAGAAAGGAG ATTCTGCAGCTTGAGAAGCACCTCAAGGATCAACAGGTTGTGCGCGGTGCACTAGAAAAAGCTTTAGGGCCTAACGCTGCTCAAGTCAACTTGTCACCAGAGAATCCAATGCCAAAG GCAGCTAATGAATTGATACGGGAGATTGCCACATTGGAGCTCGAGGTGAAGAATATGGAGCAGTATCTCCTGACACTGTACCGAAAAGCATTTGAGCAGCAAGCGCCTGGATTTTCTCCCCCTGATGCAGCTCCTGCATTTTCTCCCCCTGATCGACGGGAAGCTCCGAAGCTGTCAGTGAGCTCACGTTCCGGGCAGCTCCAGGAAACGCCCATGGCATTGAAGTCTTGTAAGAGTAGAGGGGATGCAACACTCCGGTCCAGTTACCCGCCAGCGCATAAGAAATGGAATGATCCATTGGCAGATTGCTGCACATCCGCTTGCTCTGATAGAGTGGTTGATTCAGATGTCCTCCGCTGCCAGTCTGCGTTGTCATACCGTGGAGTTTGTTCGTCCAGGATATTGCCTTCAGAGGATGATTGTCTTGCAAGGGCTCTTCGCTCGTGCCACTCACAGCCTTTCTCATTCGTAGAG GAAGGAGAGACCAGGGCATCAGGAATGATAAGCTTAGCAGAGTATCTAGGAACTAATGTAGCCGACCACATCCCTGAAACTCCGAACAACCTGTCAGAGGAGATGGTGAGATGCATGGCGGGGATATACTGCAGACTTGCAGATCCTCCCTTGGTTCACCATGGCTCATCGTCTTCGCCATCGTCGTCGTTCTCCTCGACTAGTGCAATTTCTCCACAGTATGTGGGGGACATGTGGAGTCCCCATTACAAGAGAGAAACGACTCTGGACTCCCGTTTGATAAACCCATTCCATGTCGAGGGTTTGAAGGAGTTCAGTGGACCTTACAACACAATGGTTGAAGTTCCTATGATTAGCCGTGACAGTCGGAGGCTGAAAGAAGCCGAGGACCTGCTCCAGACTTACAA GTTGATTTTGTACCGGTTGGAAGCTGTTGATCTGAGGAGAATGACAGATGAAGAAAAGATAGCATTCTGGGTCAACATACACAATGCTTTGTTGATGCAT GCTTATCTGAAGAATGGCGTCCCACAGAACAATTTAAAGAAAACATCCCTACTTGTTAAG GCTGCCTGCAAAATTGCTGGACGCAACATCAACGCAGCCGTTATCCAGAGCATTGTTCTTGGATGTAACACACATTGCCCCGGGCAG TGGCTACGGACGCTGCTTTACCCCAGGATCAAAAGCAAAGTGAGCAAAGCGGGGCATGAGTGGCGAGCCTTTGCCGTTGCACAATCAGAGCCTCTTTTAGGCTTTGCGCTTTGTTCCGGCAGCCATTCTGATCCCGCG GTGAGGGTGTACACTCCGAAGCGGCTGTTCCACCAGCTGGAGGCGGCCAAGGAGGAGTTCATCCGGGCGACGGCCGGCGTGTGGAAGGAGCAGAAGCTGCTGCTCCCCAAGCTCGTGGAGGCGTACGCCAAGGACGTGAAGCTCTCGTCGCAGGGCCTCGTGGACATGGTCCAGCGCTACCTCCCTGAGAGCATGAGGATGGCCGTGCAGCGGTGCCAGCAGGGCGGTAGGTCGTCGGGCAAGGTCGTGGAGTGGGTGCCCTACAACCCGGCCTTCCGCTACCTGCTCGCCAGGGACCTCGCGTTCCCTCACCTCAGCTGA
- the LOC136477368 gene encoding uncharacterized protein, whose translation MGICVSCDAADEGAATARVVLPSGELREYVPPATAATALQAADGEGALWFLCDADGIAFEGGPVAVAAVAPGEELQAGQIYFVLPAEMQRRRLTRDDVAALAVRASSALVKAAAAQPSSPCRRRRRGAVAPLVFPVPEEEYAAADAVCSPVRGAAQKRRVAYRGGRAFRFSPDLTAIPESE comes from the coding sequence ATGGGCATCTGCGTGTCGTGCGACGCGGCGGACGAGGGCGCCGCAACGGCGAGGGTGGTGCTGCCCAGCGGCGAGCTCCGGGAGTACGtcccaccggccaccgccgcgACGGCGCTGCAAGCGGCCGACGGCGAGGGGGCGTTGTGGTTCCTCTGCGACGCCGACGGGATCGCGTTCGAGGGGGGACCCGTCGCCGTGGCCGCGGTCGCCCCCGGGGAGGAGCTCCAGGCGGGGCAGATCTACTTCGTGCTCCCCGCCGAGATGCAGCGCCGCCGCCTCACCCGCGACGACGTCGCCGCACTCGCGGTCAGGGCCAGCTCGGCGCTCGTCAAGGCCGCGGCCGCCCAGCCGTCCtcgccatgccgccgccgccgccgcggtgcgGTGGCGCCGCTCGTGTTCCCGGTCCCCGAGGAGGAGTACGCGGCGGCCGACGCGGTCTGCTCGCCCGTACGCGGCGCAGCGCAGAAGCGAAGGGTGGCGTACCGGGGCGGCAGGGCGTTCAGGTTCTCCCCCGACCTGACCGCTATCCCGGAGAGCGAGTAG